From Toxorhynchites rutilus septentrionalis strain SRP chromosome 2, ASM2978413v1, whole genome shotgun sequence, a single genomic window includes:
- the LOC129767293 gene encoding uncharacterized protein LOC129767293: MNENLAKICRICLMEGSRSIFQKTVTHEALYNVSSLNRISEKLRYVTLLKIDDMENLPPMICDLCIVQLNVAYNFKRQATESDTKLRQYLIENGIDIMKDPNSLPTSSTATSRAITNQRCNSISSLSVVEVPSNRNVNSNPQPFAGRLLPIRIKVETPDTAESTEQQTETVDLLSNSTMSSTSAMTPSVAAPPFNPTIVAIENSPKTTTSCRTLMESSPSSGKESLISNGRDSVMVMVDSQHMNKQADEEFVQNILGSNCSVATNFSKSTGSDNVATKVNRDITNQPLTSSKDSQQEKRLKSLLSSLSINMVTNARFPRSKLRTKARKKLLKVKDTKRPKHESITKTLGSTDSIIKRRHSLDIAHLMDRSKDIKVKNEQKEVIKTTEKKRSNLANSSVISSRKLRCLREKIREEKDKQNTPTKTVTGAEQKRRKTTVDIAGKDDLANPTSVNGDKSRTSVS; this comes from the exons atgaatgaaaatctaGCGAAAATATGTAGAATATGTTTGATGGAAGGCTCAAGAAGTATTTTCCAGAAAACTGTAACCCATGAGGCACTTTATAATGTATCCTCGTTGAATCGAATCTCAGAAAAGTTACGCTACGTAACACTGTTGAAG ATTGATGATATGGAAAACTTGCCGCCAATGATCTGCGATTTATGTATCGTTCAGCTAAATGTTGCATATAATTTTAAACGTCAGGCCACTGAATCCGATACCAAGTTGCGCCAATATTTGATCGAGAATGGTATCGATATAATGAAGGATCCAAATAGTCTTCCGACGAGCTCAACGGCCACAAGTCGAGCTATCACCAATCAACGCTGCAACTCCATCTCATCGTTGTCAGTGGTAGAGGTACCATCGAATCGGAATGTCAACTCTAACCCTCAACCGTTCGCGGGTCGTTTACTACCGATCCGGATTAAAGTTGAAACACCGGATACGGCGGAGTCAACCGAACAACAGACCGAAACAGTTGATTTACTCTCGAACTCAACCATGTCTTCAACAAGTGCTATGACACCTTCCGTTGCTGCGCCGCCCTTTAATCCAACGATTGTAGCGATCGAAAATTCTCCCAAAACAACTACAAGTTGCCGTACTTTAATGGAAAGTTCACCTTCCTCCGGTAAAGAAAGCCTAATTTCGAATGGACGGGACAGCGTTATGGTGATGGTTGATAGCCAACATATGAACAAACAAGCTGATGAAGAATTCGTGCAGAATATTTTAGGATCCAACTGCAGCGTTGCTACAAATTTTAGTAAATCCACAGGGAGTGATAATGTGGCAACAAAAGTAAATCGAGACATAACTAATCAACCGCTAACGAGTTCAAAGGATTCACAGCAAGAAAAGCGTTTGAAATCGTTGTTGTCATCTTTATCCATCAATATGGTCACTAATGCAAGATTCCCCAGATCCAAGCTTCGCACCAAGGCGAGGAAGAAGCTCCTGAAAGTGAAAGATACAAAAAGGCCAAAACATGAGTCAATCACAAAAACACTTGGTTCCACCGATTCAATTATCAAAAGGAGACACTCGTTGGATATTGCTCACTTGATGGATCGATCTAAAGATATCAAAGTCAAGAATGAGCAAAAAGAAGTTATTAAAACAACTGAGAAGAAGCGCTCCAATCTTGCGAATTCTAGCGTGATTAGTTCCAGAAAGCTCCGGTGCTTGAGAGAGAAAATCCGCGAAGAAAAGGATAAGCAGAATACGCCAACTAAAACAGTTACAGGGGCAGAGCAGAAGCGTCGTAAAACGACCGTTGATATTGCTGGGAAGGATGATTTAGCTAACCCAACAAGTGTGAATGGGGACAAATCGAGAACTTCAGTTTCCTGA